The Vulpes vulpes isolate BD-2025 chromosome 8, VulVul3, whole genome shotgun sequence genome has a window encoding:
- the PDE1B gene encoding dual specificity calcium/calmodulin-dependent 3',5'-cyclic nucleotide phosphodiesterase 1B isoform X1: MELSPRSAAAMLEPDCPCPLELKSAPGKKMWIKLRSLLRYMVKQLENGEVNIEELKKNLEYTASLLEAVYIDETRQILDTEDELQELRSDAVPSEVRDWLASTFTQQARAKGRRAEEKPKFRSIVHAVQAGIFVERMFRRTYTSVGPTYSTVVLNCLKNLDRWCFDVFSLNRAADEHALRTIVFELLTRHNLISRFKIPTVFLMTFLDALETGYGKYKNPYHNQIHAADVTQTVHCFLLRTGMVHCLSEIEILAIIFAAAIHDYEHTGTTNSFHIQTKSECAILYNDRSVLENHHISSVFRMMQDDEMNIFINLTKDEFVELRALVIEMVLATDMSCHFQQVKCMKTALQQLERIDKPKALSLLLHAADISHPTKQWAVHSRWTKALMEEFFRQGDKEAELGLPFSPLCDRTSTLVAQSQIGFIDFIVEPTFSVLTDVAEKSVQPLVDDDSKSKNQPSFQWRQPSLDVEVGDPNPDVVRFRSTWTKYIQENKQKWKERAASGVTNQMSIDELSPCEEEALPSPAEDEHNQNGNLD; this comes from the exons GTTGCGCTACATGGTGAAGCAGCTGGAGAACGGGGAGGTCAACATCGAAGAGCTGAAGAAGAACCTGGAGTACACGGCGTCCCTGCTGGAGGCCGTCTACATAGACGAGACGCG GCAAATCCTGGACACGGAGGACGAGCTGCAGGAGCTGCGGTCGGACGCGGTGCCGTCGGAGGTGCGGGACTGGCTGGCGTCCACCTTCACCCAGCAGGCCCGGGCCAAGGGCCGCCGCGCCGAGGAGAAGCCCAAGTTCCGGAGCATCGTGCACGCCGTGCAGGCCGGGATCTTCGTGGAGCG GATGTTCCGGAGAACGTACACGTCCGTGGGCCCCACCTATTCCACTGTGGTCCTCAACTGTCTCAAG AACCTGGACCGCTGGTGCTTCGACGTCTTCTCCCTGAACCGGGCAGCAGATGAGCACGCCCTGAGGACCATTGTCTTCGAGTTACTGACTCGCCATAACCTCATCAGCCGCTTTAAG ATCCCCACTGTGTTCCTGATGACTTTCCTGGACGCGCTGGAGACGGGCTACGGGAAGTACAAGAACCCTTATCACAACCAGATCCACGCGGCTGACGTCACCCAGACGGTGCATTGCTTCTTGCTGCGCACGGGGATGGTG CATTGCCTGTCGGAGATCGAGATCTTAGCCATCATCTTCGCTGCGGCCATCCACGACTACGAGCACACGGGCACCACCAACAGCTTCCACATCCAGACCAA GTCCGAGTGCGCCATCCTGTACAACGATCGCTCGGTGCTGGAGAACCACCACATCAGCTCCGTCTTCCGCATGATGCAGGATGACGAGatgaacattttcatcaacctCACCAAGGATGAGTTTGT AGAGCTACGGGCCCTGGTCATCGAGATGGTGTTGGCCACGGACATGTCCTGCCATTTCCAGCAAGTGAAGTGCATGAAGACGGCCTTGCAGCAGCTGGAGAG GATCGACAAGCCCAAGGCCCTGTCCCTGCTGCTGCACGCGGCGGACATCAGCCACCCGACCAAGCAGTGGGCGGTGCACAGCCGCTGGACCAAGGCGCTCATGGAGGAGTTCTTCCGCCAG GGCGACAAGGAGGCCGAGCTGGGCCTGCCCTTTTCTCCGCTGTGTGACCGCACTTCCACTCTGGTGGCACAGTCGCAGATTG GGTTCATTGACTTCATCGTGGAGCCCACGTTCTCTGTGTTGACCGACGTGGCCGAGAAGAGTGTCCAGCCCCTGGTGGATGACGACTCCAAGTCTAAGAACCAGCCCAG TTTCCAGTGGCGCCAGCCTTCCCTGGACGTGGAGGTGGGAGACCCCAACCCTGACGTGGTCCGCTTCCGCTCCACCTGGACCAAGTACATTCAGGAGAACAAGCAGAAGTGGAAGGAGCGGGCAGCAAGTG GCGTCACCAACCAGATGTCCATCGACGAACTGTCCCCCTGTGAGGAGgaggccctgccctccccggccGAGGACGAGCACAACCAGAACGGGAACCTGGACTAG
- the PDE1B gene encoding dual specificity calcium/calmodulin-dependent 3',5'-cyclic nucleotide phosphodiesterase 1B isoform X2 codes for MANPVPVQRSHLQGPILRLRYMVKQLENGEVNIEELKKNLEYTASLLEAVYIDETRQILDTEDELQELRSDAVPSEVRDWLASTFTQQARAKGRRAEEKPKFRSIVHAVQAGIFVERMFRRTYTSVGPTYSTVVLNCLKNLDRWCFDVFSLNRAADEHALRTIVFELLTRHNLISRFKIPTVFLMTFLDALETGYGKYKNPYHNQIHAADVTQTVHCFLLRTGMVHCLSEIEILAIIFAAAIHDYEHTGTTNSFHIQTKSECAILYNDRSVLENHHISSVFRMMQDDEMNIFINLTKDEFVELRALVIEMVLATDMSCHFQQVKCMKTALQQLERIDKPKALSLLLHAADISHPTKQWAVHSRWTKALMEEFFRQGDKEAELGLPFSPLCDRTSTLVAQSQIGFIDFIVEPTFSVLTDVAEKSVQPLVDDDSKSKNQPSFQWRQPSLDVEVGDPNPDVVRFRSTWTKYIQENKQKWKERAASGVTNQMSIDELSPCEEEALPSPAEDEHNQNGNLD; via the exons ATGGCAAACCCTGTTCCTGTGCAGAGGAGCCACCTCCAGGGCCCCATCCTCAG GTTGCGCTACATGGTGAAGCAGCTGGAGAACGGGGAGGTCAACATCGAAGAGCTGAAGAAGAACCTGGAGTACACGGCGTCCCTGCTGGAGGCCGTCTACATAGACGAGACGCG GCAAATCCTGGACACGGAGGACGAGCTGCAGGAGCTGCGGTCGGACGCGGTGCCGTCGGAGGTGCGGGACTGGCTGGCGTCCACCTTCACCCAGCAGGCCCGGGCCAAGGGCCGCCGCGCCGAGGAGAAGCCCAAGTTCCGGAGCATCGTGCACGCCGTGCAGGCCGGGATCTTCGTGGAGCG GATGTTCCGGAGAACGTACACGTCCGTGGGCCCCACCTATTCCACTGTGGTCCTCAACTGTCTCAAG AACCTGGACCGCTGGTGCTTCGACGTCTTCTCCCTGAACCGGGCAGCAGATGAGCACGCCCTGAGGACCATTGTCTTCGAGTTACTGACTCGCCATAACCTCATCAGCCGCTTTAAG ATCCCCACTGTGTTCCTGATGACTTTCCTGGACGCGCTGGAGACGGGCTACGGGAAGTACAAGAACCCTTATCACAACCAGATCCACGCGGCTGACGTCACCCAGACGGTGCATTGCTTCTTGCTGCGCACGGGGATGGTG CATTGCCTGTCGGAGATCGAGATCTTAGCCATCATCTTCGCTGCGGCCATCCACGACTACGAGCACACGGGCACCACCAACAGCTTCCACATCCAGACCAA GTCCGAGTGCGCCATCCTGTACAACGATCGCTCGGTGCTGGAGAACCACCACATCAGCTCCGTCTTCCGCATGATGCAGGATGACGAGatgaacattttcatcaacctCACCAAGGATGAGTTTGT AGAGCTACGGGCCCTGGTCATCGAGATGGTGTTGGCCACGGACATGTCCTGCCATTTCCAGCAAGTGAAGTGCATGAAGACGGCCTTGCAGCAGCTGGAGAG GATCGACAAGCCCAAGGCCCTGTCCCTGCTGCTGCACGCGGCGGACATCAGCCACCCGACCAAGCAGTGGGCGGTGCACAGCCGCTGGACCAAGGCGCTCATGGAGGAGTTCTTCCGCCAG GGCGACAAGGAGGCCGAGCTGGGCCTGCCCTTTTCTCCGCTGTGTGACCGCACTTCCACTCTGGTGGCACAGTCGCAGATTG GGTTCATTGACTTCATCGTGGAGCCCACGTTCTCTGTGTTGACCGACGTGGCCGAGAAGAGTGTCCAGCCCCTGGTGGATGACGACTCCAAGTCTAAGAACCAGCCCAG TTTCCAGTGGCGCCAGCCTTCCCTGGACGTGGAGGTGGGAGACCCCAACCCTGACGTGGTCCGCTTCCGCTCCACCTGGACCAAGTACATTCAGGAGAACAAGCAGAAGTGGAAGGAGCGGGCAGCAAGTG GCGTCACCAACCAGATGTCCATCGACGAACTGTCCCCCTGTGAGGAGgaggccctgccctccccggccGAGGACGAGCACAACCAGAACGGGAACCTGGACTAG
- the PDE1B gene encoding dual specificity calcium/calmodulin-dependent 3',5'-cyclic nucleotide phosphodiesterase 1B isoform X3 gives MTFLDALETGYGKYKNPYHNQIHAADVTQTVHCFLLRTGMVHCLSEIEILAIIFAAAIHDYEHTGTTNSFHIQTKSECAILYNDRSVLENHHISSVFRMMQDDEMNIFINLTKDEFVELRALVIEMVLATDMSCHFQQVKCMKTALQQLERIDKPKALSLLLHAADISHPTKQWAVHSRWTKALMEEFFRQGDKEAELGLPFSPLCDRTSTLVAQSQIGFIDFIVEPTFSVLTDVAEKSVQPLVDDDSKSKNQPSFQWRQPSLDVEVGDPNPDVVRFRSTWTKYIQENKQKWKERAASGVTNQMSIDELSPCEEEALPSPAEDEHNQNGNLD, from the exons ATGACTTTCCTGGACGCGCTGGAGACGGGCTACGGGAAGTACAAGAACCCTTATCACAACCAGATCCACGCGGCTGACGTCACCCAGACGGTGCATTGCTTCTTGCTGCGCACGGGGATGGTG CATTGCCTGTCGGAGATCGAGATCTTAGCCATCATCTTCGCTGCGGCCATCCACGACTACGAGCACACGGGCACCACCAACAGCTTCCACATCCAGACCAA GTCCGAGTGCGCCATCCTGTACAACGATCGCTCGGTGCTGGAGAACCACCACATCAGCTCCGTCTTCCGCATGATGCAGGATGACGAGatgaacattttcatcaacctCACCAAGGATGAGTTTGT AGAGCTACGGGCCCTGGTCATCGAGATGGTGTTGGCCACGGACATGTCCTGCCATTTCCAGCAAGTGAAGTGCATGAAGACGGCCTTGCAGCAGCTGGAGAG GATCGACAAGCCCAAGGCCCTGTCCCTGCTGCTGCACGCGGCGGACATCAGCCACCCGACCAAGCAGTGGGCGGTGCACAGCCGCTGGACCAAGGCGCTCATGGAGGAGTTCTTCCGCCAG GGCGACAAGGAGGCCGAGCTGGGCCTGCCCTTTTCTCCGCTGTGTGACCGCACTTCCACTCTGGTGGCACAGTCGCAGATTG GGTTCATTGACTTCATCGTGGAGCCCACGTTCTCTGTGTTGACCGACGTGGCCGAGAAGAGTGTCCAGCCCCTGGTGGATGACGACTCCAAGTCTAAGAACCAGCCCAG TTTCCAGTGGCGCCAGCCTTCCCTGGACGTGGAGGTGGGAGACCCCAACCCTGACGTGGTCCGCTTCCGCTCCACCTGGACCAAGTACATTCAGGAGAACAAGCAGAAGTGGAAGGAGCGGGCAGCAAGTG GCGTCACCAACCAGATGTCCATCGACGAACTGTCCCCCTGTGAGGAGgaggccctgccctccccggccGAGGACGAGCACAACCAGAACGGGAACCTGGACTAG
- the LOC140599856 gene encoding uncharacterized protein, with product PQVPRPCPSHLPPSPHIPNPGSLTPPAPPASVPHIPNPGSSSPPAPPASVPHIPNPGSPSPLAPPASVPHIPNPGSPSPLAPPASVPHIPNPGSSSPLAPPVSVPHIPNPGSPSPLAPPASVPHIPNPGSSSPLAPPVSVPHIPNPGSSSPLAPPASVPHIPNPGSSSPLAPPASVPHIPNPGSSSPLAPPASVPHIPNPGSSSPPAPPASVPHIPNPGSSSPLAPPASEPHIPNPGSSSPLAPPVSVPHIPNPGSSSPLAPPVSVPHIPNPGSSSPPAPPVSVPHIPNPGSPSPPAPPVSVPHIPNPGSPSPPAPPVSVPHIPNPGSSSPLAPPASVPHIPNPGSSSPLAPPASVPHIPNPGSSSPLAPPVSVPHIPNPGSPSPPAPPASEPHIPNPGSPSPPAPPASVPHIPNPGSPDSIGPTCLCLPTSLTLGPLLHRPHLPVAPHLPLAHVS from the coding sequence CCCCAGGTCCCCCGACCCTGCCCCAGCCACCTGCCTCCGTCTCCCCACATCCCTAACCCTGGGTCCCTGACTCCACCGGCCCCACCTGCCTCTGTCCCCCACATCCCTAACCCCGGGTCCTCTTCTCCACCGGCCCCACCTGCCTCTGTCCCCCACATCCCTAACCCCGGGTCCCCTTCTCCACTGGCCCCACCTGCCTCTGTCCCCCACATCCCTAACCCCGGGTCCCCTTCTCCACTGGCCCCACCTGCCTCTGTCCCCCACATCCCTAACCCCGGGTCCTCTTCTCCACTGGCCCCACCTGTCTCTGTCCCCCACATCCCTAACCCCGGGTCCCCTTCTCCACTGGCCCCACCTGCCTCTGTCCCCCACATCCCTAACCCCGGGTCCTCTTCTCCACTGGCCCCACCTGTCTCTGTCCCCCACATCCCTAACCCCGGGTCCTCTTCTCCACTGGCCCCACCTGCCTCTGTCCCCCACATCCCTAACCCCGGGTCCTCTTCTCCACTGGCCCCACCTGCCTCTGTCCCCCACATCCCTAACCCCGGGTCCTCTTCTCCACTGGCCCCACCTGCCTCTGTCCCCCACATCCCTAACCCCGGGTCCTCTTCTCCACCAGCCCCACCTGCCTCTGTCCCCCACATCCCTAACCCCGGGTCCTCTTCTCCACTGGCCCCACCTGCCTCTGAACCCCACATCCCTAACCCCGGGTCCTCTTCTCCACTGGCCCCACCTGTCTCTGTCCCCCACATCCCTAACCCCGGGTCCTCTTCTCCACTGGCCCCACCTGTCTCTGTCCCCCACATCCCTAACCCCGGGTCCTCTTCTCCACCGGCCCCACCTGTCTCTGTCCCCCACATCCCTAACCCCGGGTCCCCTTCTCCACCGGCCCCACCTGTCTCTGTCCCCCACATCCCTAACCCCGGGTCCCCTTCTCCACCGGCCCCACCTGTCTCTGTCCCCCACATCCCTAACCCCGGGTCCTCTTCTCCACTGGCCCCACCTGCCTCTGTCCCCCACATCCCTAACCCCGGGTCCTCTTCTCCACTGGCCCCACCTGCCTCTGTCCCCCACATCCCTAACCCCGGGTCCTCTTCTCCACTGGCCCCACCTGTCTCTGTCCCCCACATCCCTAACCCCGGGTCCCCTTCTCCACCAGCCCCACCTGCCTCTGAACCCCACATCCCTAACCCCGGGTCCCCTTCTCCACCAGCCCCACCTGCCTCTGTCCCCCACATCCCTAACCCGGGGTCCCCTGACTCCATCGGCCCcacctgcctctgtctccccacaTCCCTAACCCTGGGTCCCCTTCTCCACCGGCCCCACCTGCCTGTCGCCCCAcacctccctttggcccatgTTTCCTGA